From Caldicellulosiruptor hydrothermalis 108, a single genomic window includes:
- the prmC gene encoding peptide chain release factor N(5)-glutamine methyltransferase yields MSGRLKTIGEVLNEAALMLRDYCENKEEDYKKIALMMVSQILDIDKTEVILNKGLPVGQDKYEKIVNAISKYLQDYPLQYCTNKAFFMGLEFYVDENVLIPRFDTEVLVEVAIEIFKGRKNLYFLDIGTGSGCIAVALCKFLDCKVLAVDISERALEVARKNAKLNGVENRISFVRSNLFEDIPKNLRLDAILSNPPYISESERFKLEKQVLKEPHIALFSKEDGLWFFKEIANKAKLYLKDGGYIIFEVGFSQAEEVKRILEQNGYENIKSRKDLNNIERCIFAING; encoded by the coding sequence ATGAGTGGTAGGTTAAAGACCATTGGCGAGGTTTTGAATGAAGCTGCTTTGATGTTAAGAGATTATTGTGAAAATAAGGAAGAAGACTATAAGAAGATTGCTCTTATGATGGTTTCGCAGATACTTGATATTGATAAAACAGAGGTTATTCTAAATAAAGGTTTACCTGTAGGACAAGACAAATATGAAAAGATTGTAAATGCTATTTCCAAATATTTACAAGACTATCCTCTTCAATATTGTACGAATAAAGCTTTCTTTATGGGTCTTGAGTTTTATGTTGATGAGAATGTTTTGATTCCACGATTTGACACAGAGGTTTTGGTAGAGGTTGCTATAGAAATATTTAAAGGTAGGAAGAATCTATACTTTTTAGATATTGGCACGGGTAGTGGCTGCATTGCAGTGGCTCTTTGCAAATTTTTAGATTGCAAGGTTTTAGCTGTTGATATTTCAGAAAGAGCGCTTGAGGTTGCAAGGAAGAATGCAAAATTGAATGGTGTAGAAAATAGGATTTCATTTGTAAGAAGCAACTTATTTGAAGATATTCCCAAAAATCTTAGACTTGATGCCATACTTAGCAATCCACCTTATATCTCTGAAAGTGAAAGGTTCAAGCTTGAGAAGCAAGTTTTAAAAGAGCCGCATATAGCTCTGTTTTCAAAAGAGGATGGGCTTTGGTTTTTCAAAGAGATTGCAAACAAAGCAAAGCTATATCTCAAAGATGGTGGTTATATTATTTTTGAAGTAGGATTTTCTCAAGCTGAAGAAGTCAAGAGAATTTTAGAGCAAAACGGTTATGAGAATATAAAGTCAAGAAAGGATTTGAATAATATTGAAAGATGTATCTTTGCAATAAATGGGTAA
- a CDS encoding DUF1385 domain-containing protein, with protein MKKTTIGGMALIEGIMMKGPKKISIVIRKPNGELYKEVKDLTIDDTNKLKKIPFVRGIFILFEQMILGTKALMKSADIALEELPDEEKEKQKDFVDRLFEKKFFQKLGITDIAIYFSVVVSIVLGTLLFFYIPTWSVEALKGFSLSSFWKNMIEGIVRVIIFILYLLFASQMKEIKRVFEYHGAEHKTIFAYENGEELSIQSIKKYSTHHPRCGTSFLFIVIIISIIIFTISGWQSVVMRTLIRLLLLPVIVGISYEIIRWAGKSESALARIISYPGLWLQNITTKEPDEKQIEVAIEALKEVVPEDRKLDEW; from the coding sequence ATGAAAAAAACTACTATCGGCGGAATGGCTCTCATAGAAGGTATAATGATGAAAGGACCTAAAAAAATTTCAATTGTTATAAGAAAACCGAATGGAGAGCTTTACAAAGAGGTAAAAGATTTAACCATTGATGATACAAACAAACTTAAAAAGATTCCTTTTGTAAGAGGAATATTTATCTTATTTGAGCAGATGATTCTTGGGACAAAAGCTTTGATGAAATCTGCTGACATTGCATTAGAAGAGTTGCCAGATGAAGAAAAAGAAAAACAGAAAGATTTTGTGGACAGACTATTTGAAAAAAAGTTTTTCCAAAAGCTTGGTATTACCGATATAGCTATTTATTTTTCTGTAGTTGTATCCATAGTTCTCGGAACACTTCTATTTTTTTATATTCCTACTTGGTCTGTTGAGGCACTGAAAGGTTTTAGTCTTAGTAGCTTTTGGAAAAACATGATAGAAGGAATAGTGAGAGTAATAATTTTTATTCTTTATCTTTTATTTGCATCCCAGATGAAGGAGATAAAAAGGGTCTTTGAGTATCACGGGGCAGAACACAAAACAATCTTTGCCTATGAGAATGGTGAAGAGTTAAGCATTCAAAGCATAAAAAAATATTCTACACACCATCCGCGATGCGGAACAAGCTTTTTGTTCATTGTGATAATTATCAGTATAATCATTTTTACTATCTCCGGTTGGCAATCTGTTGTTATGAGGACTCTAATACGGCTTTTACTTCTTCCTGTAATTGTTGGTATATCATATGAGATAATAAGATGGGCTGGGAAAAGTGAAAGTGCTTTAGCAAGAATAATCTCATATCCTGGGCTTTGGCTTCAGAACATTACAACAAAAGAGCCTGATGAAAAGCAGATAGAAGTTGCAATTGAGGCATTAAAAGAGGTAGTGCCGGAGGACAGAAAGCTTGATGAGTGGTAG
- the rpmE gene encoding 50S ribosomal protein L31 — protein MKEGIHPTYYHDAVVRCACGETFITGSTKREIHVEICSKCHPFFTGKQKFVDTTGRVERFMKKYGLDQK, from the coding sequence ATGAAAGAAGGAATCCATCCAACATATTACCATGATGCAGTTGTCAGATGTGCATGCGGTGAGACATTTATAACTGGTTCTACAAAAAGAGAAATCCATGTAGAAATTTGCTCAAAATGCCATCCATTCTTTACAGGTAAACAAAAATTTGTTGATACAACTGGTAGAGTAGAAAGGTTCATGAAAAAATACGGACTTGACCAGAAATAG